One part of the Prochlorococcus marinus str. MIT 9313 genome encodes these proteins:
- a CDS encoding rubredoxin, translating into MKRYACKVCTYVYDPRVGDPTNGIPPGTSFADLPRDWKCPQCKVGKGKFKPCN; encoded by the coding sequence ATGAAAAGGTACGCCTGCAAGGTTTGCACCTATGTCTATGACCCAAGGGTTGGTGACCCGACAAATGGGATCCCACCTGGCACGAGTTTTGCTGATTTGCCCAGAGATTGGAAATGTCCACAATGTAAAGTAGGAAAAGGAAAATTCAAGCCATGTAATTGA
- a CDS encoding ABC1 kinase family protein → MACPSLLVAIRRGLRALRIWRAVLTLIIFVWWDARHWTYPGGCTSERRQARQTIRARWLTTELLQLGSAFIKLGQLLSARPDVLPVQWVSELADLQDKVPAFSFEQAQILLEQELGDRCAEIIDLDDQPLAAASLAQVHRASLRSGRQVVLKIQRPRLERLFRLDLQIMQQVAAVLQRHPKWGRGRDWVGIAQECRRVLLRELDFRVEAQYAARFRQQFLDDSRIRVPAVVWELSTRRVLCLDYLPGIKVNDLDALLKAGIDPSAVAELGAASYLQQLVRFGFFHADPHPGNLAVAPDGALIYYDFGMMGLLSDSLRRRLGSMIRAAAARDAAALVEELQAAGLIAYGIDVGPVRRLVRVMFQDALTPPFSANVIEKLSGDLYELVYGQPFRLPVELIFVMRALSTFEGVGRSLDSGFSLMAIAKPYLLPLMTSSGSGPNDLFNELGRQVGAIGSRAAALPRRLDESLERLEQGDLQLQIRMGESDRQLRRMISVQKALGQSVLLGSLGIAAALLGASSRPIWAVLPLVAALPVGFGWFKLQIKLGRESRMDHLSSQSR, encoded by the coding sequence ATGGCTTGTCCGTCCCTGCTGGTAGCGATTCGGCGTGGGCTGCGTGCGCTACGTATTTGGCGTGCAGTTTTGACGTTAATCATCTTTGTTTGGTGGGATGCCCGTCATTGGACTTATCCAGGTGGTTGTACCAGTGAGCGGCGGCAGGCCCGCCAAACGATTCGAGCTCGTTGGCTCACTACAGAATTGCTCCAACTTGGTTCAGCTTTTATCAAGCTTGGACAGTTGCTCTCGGCACGTCCTGATGTTTTGCCAGTTCAATGGGTATCTGAACTGGCTGATCTTCAGGACAAGGTCCCTGCATTTAGTTTTGAGCAAGCTCAAATTCTGCTGGAGCAGGAATTGGGGGACCGCTGTGCAGAGATCATTGATCTTGATGATCAGCCCCTTGCCGCCGCCTCCCTAGCTCAGGTTCATCGCGCCAGTCTGCGCAGCGGTCGGCAAGTTGTCCTGAAGATTCAACGGCCTCGCCTGGAGCGATTGTTTCGCCTGGATTTGCAAATCATGCAGCAGGTCGCTGCTGTACTGCAACGTCACCCCAAATGGGGACGTGGACGCGACTGGGTGGGGATTGCTCAGGAATGCCGTCGGGTCTTGTTAAGGGAGCTCGACTTTCGTGTAGAGGCTCAGTACGCAGCTCGGTTTCGTCAACAGTTTCTTGATGATTCTCGTATTCGCGTGCCTGCAGTGGTCTGGGAGCTCAGCACCCGGCGTGTTCTTTGTCTCGATTATTTGCCAGGCATCAAGGTGAATGATCTTGATGCTTTATTGAAGGCCGGCATTGATCCCTCGGCCGTAGCGGAGCTTGGAGCCGCCAGTTATCTGCAGCAGCTCGTGCGATTCGGTTTTTTTCATGCCGATCCCCATCCAGGCAACCTTGCCGTGGCCCCTGATGGAGCTCTCATTTACTACGACTTCGGCATGATGGGGCTGCTCTCCGATTCTTTACGACGTCGGCTCGGTTCGATGATTCGTGCGGCGGCGGCTAGAGATGCGGCAGCCCTGGTTGAGGAGTTGCAGGCTGCGGGTTTGATTGCTTATGGCATCGACGTTGGACCTGTGCGGCGGTTGGTGCGAGTGATGTTTCAAGACGCTTTGACGCCCCCCTTCAGCGCCAATGTGATCGAGAAACTTTCCGGAGATCTGTACGAGTTGGTTTATGGCCAACCCTTTCGGCTGCCAGTTGAGCTGATTTTTGTGATGCGTGCTCTCTCCACCTTTGAAGGTGTGGGGCGAAGCCTCGACTCAGGCTTTAGTTTGATGGCTATAGCCAAGCCATATTTACTGCCACTGATGACTTCAAGCGGTTCTGGTCCAAACGATTTGTTCAATGAGCTCGGACGTCAGGTCGGTGCTATTGGCAGCCGGGCGGCAGCCTTGCCAAGACGTCTGGACGAAAGCCTTGAACGACTGGAACAAGGAGATCTGCAATTGCAGATCCGGATGGGTGAATCCGATCGACAGTTGCGGCGCATGATCAGCGTTCAGAAGGCCCTTGGTCAATCGGTGTTATTGGGCTCTCTAGGTATTGCAGCTGCTCTTTTGGGGGCAAGTAGTCGGCCGATTTGGGCTGTCTTGCCGTTGGTCGCGGCTCTCCCGGTGGGCTTCGGTTGGTTCAAATTGCAGATCAAGCTGGGACGTGAGTCGCGCATGGATCATCTGTCGAGTCAGAGTCGCTGA
- the eno gene encoding phosphopyruvate hydratase yields MIDSLDLVIDTIVAREVLDSRGNPTVEAEVLLEAGAIGRAIVPSGASTGAHEAHELRDGDSRYLGKGVTKAVNHIEDRIAPALCGISSLDQASVDGTMQELDGSDNKSSLGANAILAVSMATARAAANGLGLPLYRYLGGPMASLLPVPLMNVINGGAHAANNLDFQEFMLVPHGASSFRESLRMGAEVFHTLKGLLSAQGLSTAVGDEGGFAPNLANNDAAGDLLIQAIEKAGYSPGKDISLALDVASTEFYQDGCYAFGGGRYTSTEMVNELEKLVDRYPIISIEDGLAEDDWQGWALLTKKLGKRIQLIGDDIFVTSTKRLQQGIDQNVANSILIKVNQIGSLTETLQAIDLAGRSGYTSVISHRSGETEDTTIADLAVATRAGQIKTGSLSRSERVAKYNQLLRIEDELGSQAVYAGATGQGPRGRS; encoded by the coding sequence GTGATCGATTCCCTCGACCTCGTCATTGACACCATCGTGGCCAGAGAGGTTCTGGACTCTCGCGGCAACCCCACAGTTGAAGCAGAAGTGTTGCTCGAAGCAGGTGCTATCGGTAGGGCCATCGTGCCCAGCGGAGCAAGCACCGGTGCCCATGAGGCGCATGAATTAAGAGATGGCGACAGCCGCTACCTGGGCAAAGGGGTGACTAAGGCTGTGAACCATATCGAGGATCGGATTGCCCCAGCGCTCTGTGGGATCTCTTCCCTAGATCAGGCCAGTGTTGATGGCACCATGCAAGAGCTTGATGGCAGCGACAACAAATCAAGCCTGGGCGCAAACGCGATCCTGGCCGTGAGCATGGCCACTGCCCGCGCGGCCGCCAATGGCTTGGGTTTGCCCCTCTACCGCTACCTGGGTGGCCCCATGGCCTCATTGCTGCCCGTACCGCTGATGAATGTGATCAACGGCGGTGCGCATGCTGCTAACAATCTCGATTTTCAGGAATTCATGCTGGTGCCCCATGGAGCAAGCAGCTTCCGAGAATCGCTGCGCATGGGCGCAGAAGTATTCCACACACTCAAGGGCCTGCTCAGTGCTCAGGGGCTCTCAACGGCAGTTGGAGATGAAGGCGGCTTTGCACCCAATCTGGCCAACAATGATGCAGCAGGAGATCTGCTCATTCAAGCAATCGAAAAAGCAGGCTATTCGCCAGGTAAGGATATTTCCTTGGCACTAGATGTAGCCAGCACAGAGTTCTATCAAGACGGCTGCTATGCCTTCGGGGGTGGTCGTTACACCAGTACCGAAATGGTCAATGAGCTCGAAAAACTTGTTGATCGCTACCCAATTATTTCGATCGAAGATGGACTAGCAGAAGATGATTGGCAAGGTTGGGCTCTACTCACAAAAAAATTGGGGAAGCGTATCCAACTGATAGGTGACGATATTTTTGTAACGAGTACTAAGCGCCTACAGCAGGGAATTGATCAAAACGTAGCCAATTCCATCCTGATTAAAGTGAATCAGATCGGCTCGCTAACGGAAACGCTTCAGGCCATTGATCTTGCTGGGCGCTCTGGTTACACCAGCGTAATCAGCCACCGCAGCGGCGAAACGGAAGACACCACAATTGCAGATCTTGCCGTTGCCACCCGTGCTGGGCAGATCAAAACGGGCTCCCTAAGTCGCAGTGAACGGGTAGCGAAATACAACCAACTGCTGCGAATCGAAGACGAACTCGGTAGCCAAGCGGTCTATGCCGGTGCCACAGGACAAGGGCCACGGGGGCGAAGCTAA
- the gloA gene encoding lactoylglutathione lyase, which translates to MRMLHTMLRVGDLDRSLRFYTEVLGMHLLRRKDYPSGRFTLAFVGYGKESDTTVLELTHNWDQDHYELGEGYGHIALGVEDIQSTCLAISKRGGRVVREPGPMQHGSTVIAFVEDPDGYKVELIQLASREAAS; encoded by the coding sequence ATGCGGATGTTGCACACGATGCTGAGGGTGGGGGATTTGGATCGTTCTCTGCGCTTCTACACCGAGGTTCTAGGCATGCATCTGTTGCGGCGAAAGGACTACCCCTCAGGTCGCTTCACCTTGGCGTTTGTCGGTTATGGCAAGGAGAGTGACACCACTGTGCTGGAGCTCACACACAACTGGGACCAAGATCACTACGAGTTGGGAGAGGGCTATGGCCATATCGCCTTGGGCGTGGAGGATATTCAATCCACCTGCTTGGCCATCTCAAAGCGAGGCGGGCGTGTGGTGCGAGAACCCGGGCCTATGCAACATGGCAGCACCGTGATTGCCTTTGTGGAAGATCCCGATGGCTACAAGGTGGAGCTGATTCAATTGGCCTCTCGTGAGGCCGCGAGCTGA
- a CDS encoding ATP-dependent Clp protease ATP-binding subunit — MHPETSQAASAQGSLTSDPDRFSDDAWDLLLVGQDVARRWRHGQLDVEHLIQVLFSDRRYSDWVLALPIDSTALLDRLEGFLAEQPMARGDELFIGDDLEDLLEEADRSRVRWGSRLIDVSHLLIALGRDPRIGAELFEELGMPSERLEAELRRLPKGRRQLRTSTPTSPPAPDSAPPAPASVASQTRPVSSPTPPIIQEPAVATEEPTPLQLQQEPQALEAYGRDLTAAAQAGQLDPVIGRDPEIRRLIKVLSRRSKNNPVLIGAPGVGKTAIAELLAQRIVAGEVPDSLKGLRLVSLDLGALIAGAKFRGQFEERLRSVLKEVSDPDAGVVLFIDELHTVVSSDRSSADAGSLLKPALARGDLRCIGATTPENYRRTVEKDQALNRRFQQVLIKEPSLELSVEILRGLKERYELHHGVTITDGAVTAANRLADRYISDRCLPDKAIDLIDEAAAQLKMDVTSKPQVVEEAEAELRRVELALLAAEQAPEVERVQLQAARIAAASQLTELQERWQIERDHLAELRDLLQQDEDLRNAIAEAERLGDLEAAARLQYDQLHRVQQRRADLEETLAVAQASGSALLREQVEAEDIADVVARWTGIPVQRLLAAERQKLLDLEAHLGERVIGQPEAVQAVAAAIRRARAGMKDPRRPVGSFLFLGPTGVGKTELAKALAASLFDEEEALVRLDMSEFMERNAVARLLGAPPGYVGYEEGGQLTEAVCRRPYAVLLLDEIEKAHPDVFNVLLQVLDDGRLTDSQGRTVDFRHTVVVMTSNLASRAILDASRLAQQEGTDGDCLDQSLTQKVDQALNKQFRPEFLNRIDEVIRFRPLKAADLQRIVQLQLADLSSLLAEQGLELRVEADAVEALALQGYEPEYGARPLRRVLRRRVENPLATELLEERFSGARAVRVIPGAQASEPFQFLSED, encoded by the coding sequence ATGCATCCTGAGACCAGTCAAGCGGCTTCCGCCCAGGGAAGTCTCACAAGTGATCCTGATCGATTCAGTGATGACGCTTGGGATTTGTTGCTTGTCGGTCAGGATGTCGCCCGCCGTTGGCGACATGGTCAGCTGGATGTGGAGCACTTGATCCAGGTGCTTTTCAGTGATCGGCGTTACAGCGATTGGGTGTTGGCTCTGCCCATTGATTCAACTGCGCTGCTGGATCGCTTGGAAGGTTTTTTGGCCGAGCAGCCTATGGCTCGAGGTGATGAGTTGTTCATCGGCGATGACCTTGAAGACCTCCTTGAAGAAGCCGACCGTTCCAGAGTTCGCTGGGGATCTCGGCTGATTGACGTGTCTCATTTACTGATTGCGTTGGGGCGCGATCCGCGCATTGGAGCCGAGCTATTTGAAGAGCTAGGAATGCCCAGTGAACGCTTGGAAGCGGAGTTGAGACGCTTGCCCAAAGGCAGGCGCCAGTTGCGTACATCAACGCCGACTTCTCCTCCTGCGCCCGATTCTGCGCCACCTGCACCTGCATCGGTGGCCTCACAAACGAGACCTGTCTCCTCTCCTACCCCGCCGATTATCCAAGAACCTGCCGTCGCTACTGAGGAGCCAACTCCATTACAACTCCAGCAAGAACCTCAGGCTCTTGAGGCCTATGGTCGTGACCTTACCGCTGCAGCTCAGGCAGGACAGCTAGATCCTGTGATCGGTAGAGATCCAGAGATTCGCCGTTTGATCAAGGTTTTATCGCGTCGCAGCAAGAACAATCCGGTGTTAATTGGAGCTCCTGGCGTTGGTAAAACGGCCATCGCCGAGCTGTTGGCTCAACGCATTGTGGCTGGGGAGGTTCCCGATTCCCTGAAGGGTTTGCGCTTGGTCTCCCTTGATCTTGGTGCACTGATCGCTGGTGCCAAGTTTCGTGGTCAATTTGAGGAACGACTTCGGTCTGTGTTGAAAGAGGTGAGCGATCCAGATGCAGGTGTGGTGTTGTTCATCGATGAACTGCACACGGTGGTGAGCAGCGATCGTTCCAGTGCGGATGCTGGAAGTTTGCTCAAGCCGGCTTTAGCAAGGGGAGACCTCCGCTGCATTGGGGCCACGACCCCTGAGAACTATCGCCGCACAGTGGAGAAGGATCAGGCACTCAATCGGCGTTTTCAGCAGGTTTTAATCAAGGAGCCGAGTCTTGAATTGAGCGTTGAAATCTTGCGAGGCCTGAAAGAGCGCTACGAACTTCACCACGGCGTCACGATCACCGATGGTGCGGTGACTGCTGCAAATCGCTTGGCTGATCGCTACATCAGTGACCGCTGCTTACCTGATAAGGCCATCGATCTCATCGATGAGGCTGCAGCCCAGCTCAAGATGGATGTCACCTCGAAGCCTCAGGTGGTTGAAGAGGCGGAGGCGGAGCTGCGTCGTGTCGAGCTTGCTTTGCTGGCGGCTGAGCAGGCTCCAGAGGTTGAACGGGTGCAGTTGCAGGCTGCTCGGATTGCTGCGGCATCTCAGCTCACAGAATTACAAGAGCGCTGGCAGATCGAACGGGATCATCTGGCCGAGCTGCGGGATTTGTTGCAACAAGACGAGGATCTCCGCAATGCCATTGCTGAAGCAGAGCGACTCGGTGATCTAGAGGCGGCTGCACGTCTTCAATACGACCAATTGCATAGGGTTCAGCAACGGCGGGCCGACCTTGAAGAAACATTGGCTGTTGCCCAGGCATCTGGTTCGGCGCTCCTGCGAGAGCAAGTGGAGGCTGAAGACATTGCCGATGTCGTTGCACGCTGGACTGGGATTCCTGTTCAGCGGTTGCTGGCGGCTGAACGGCAAAAGTTGCTAGATCTTGAAGCCCATTTAGGCGAGCGGGTGATTGGTCAGCCCGAAGCGGTTCAGGCGGTGGCGGCAGCGATTCGTCGAGCTCGAGCGGGCATGAAGGATCCGCGCCGTCCTGTTGGTTCGTTTTTGTTTCTAGGACCCACTGGCGTGGGCAAGACAGAACTGGCAAAAGCGCTTGCGGCCTCCTTGTTCGATGAGGAAGAGGCGCTGGTGCGACTCGATATGAGTGAATTCATGGAACGCAATGCCGTGGCGCGCCTTTTGGGGGCTCCTCCCGGCTATGTCGGCTATGAGGAGGGTGGACAGCTCACCGAAGCGGTGTGTCGCCGTCCTTATGCAGTGTTGCTTCTGGATGAAATTGAGAAGGCTCATCCTGATGTGTTCAATGTGCTCCTGCAGGTTTTGGACGATGGCCGTCTCACTGACTCGCAGGGCCGCACCGTGGACTTCCGTCACACCGTGGTTGTGATGACTAGCAACTTGGCTAGTCGCGCCATCCTTGATGCGTCTCGCTTGGCGCAGCAGGAGGGGACAGATGGGGATTGTCTTGATCAGAGCCTGACTCAAAAGGTGGATCAGGCCCTCAATAAGCAATTTCGGCCTGAATTTTTGAATCGCATCGATGAAGTGATCCGTTTTCGGCCGCTCAAGGCTGCTGACCTTCAGCGCATTGTGCAGCTGCAATTGGCCGATCTCTCCAGCCTGCTTGCTGAGCAAGGTCTTGAATTGCGTGTGGAGGCAGACGCGGTTGAGGCTTTGGCTTTGCAAGGTTATGAACCGGAATATGGCGCTCGCCCTTTACGGCGCGTACTGCGTCGTCGGGTTGAGAACCCGTTGGCCACGGAATTACTGGAAGAGCGTTTCAGCGGTGCCCGCGCCGTGCGCGTGATACCCGGTGCTCAGGCCTCCGAACCATTTCAGTTCCTTTCTGAGGATTGA
- the secE gene encoding preprotein translocase subunit SecE — protein sequence MTSPISEDTTDSSESPAEDTTDSSDSPEAEPTRQSGFLAATYEELSLVVWPSRQQLFSESIAVILMVSLSAAFIAAVSRFYSWASSQIFV from the coding sequence GTGACCAGCCCTATTTCCGAGGACACCACAGACTCCAGCGAATCTCCTGCCGAGGACACCACAGACTCCAGCGATTCTCCTGAGGCAGAACCGACCCGTCAGAGTGGGTTTCTTGCAGCAACATATGAGGAGTTGAGCTTGGTGGTATGGCCCAGTCGCCAGCAGCTGTTCAGCGAATCCATCGCCGTGATCCTGATGGTCAGTCTCTCGGCTGCATTCATCGCTGCCGTGAGTCGGTTTTATAGCTGGGCGTCGTCCCAGATTTTCGTTTGA
- the nusG gene encoding transcription termination/antitermination protein NusG, whose translation MSELELTPQEPSEVLELPAPNDGEEGTKAPTPAARTTVARWYAIQVASSCEKKVKATLEQRAVTLGVSNRILEIEIPQTPAVKLKKDGSRQSTEEKVFPGYVLVRMVLDEDTMMAVRSTPNVINFVGAEDRRATGKARGHIKPRPLSRQEVDRIFKRAAEKKTLVKVDLAEGDQILVTSGPFKDFQGEVIEVSGERSKLKALLSIFGRETPVELEFSQINKQN comes from the coding sequence GTGTCAGAACTCGAGCTCACACCACAAGAACCATCTGAGGTTCTGGAACTGCCGGCTCCTAATGATGGAGAGGAGGGTACCAAGGCCCCAACTCCTGCAGCCAGAACAACCGTAGCCCGCTGGTATGCCATTCAGGTGGCCTCGAGCTGTGAGAAGAAGGTGAAGGCAACTCTTGAGCAGCGGGCCGTCACCCTTGGTGTGAGCAACAGGATTCTGGAGATCGAAATTCCCCAGACCCCAGCGGTGAAATTGAAAAAGGATGGCAGTCGTCAGTCCACTGAGGAGAAAGTCTTTCCGGGGTACGTCTTGGTACGAATGGTTCTTGATGAAGACACAATGATGGCGGTGCGCAGCACCCCCAACGTGATCAACTTCGTAGGGGCTGAGGACCGCCGCGCCACAGGGAAAGCTCGTGGTCACATCAAACCCCGACCGCTCAGTCGTCAGGAGGTGGATCGCATCTTCAAGCGTGCTGCTGAGAAAAAGACACTCGTCAAGGTCGATCTCGCGGAGGGCGATCAGATCCTTGTGACCTCGGGTCCTTTCAAGGACTTCCAGGGGGAGGTGATCGAAGTCTCTGGAGAGCGCAGCAAGTTGAAAGCTCTTCTTTCAATCTTTGGCAGAGAAACACCTGTGGAACTCGAGTTTTCTCAAATCAATAAACAGAATTGA
- the rplK gene encoding 50S ribosomal protein L11, which yields MAKKVVSVIKLALQAGKANPAPPVGPALGQHGVNIMAFCKEYNARTQDKAGLVIPVEISVFEDRSFTFITKTPPASVLITKAAGIEKGSGESAHGKVGSLSRSQLEEIAKTKLPDLNCTSIESAMRIIEGTARNMGVSISD from the coding sequence ATGGCCAAGAAAGTTGTATCTGTGATCAAGCTGGCCCTTCAGGCTGGCAAAGCTAATCCTGCTCCGCCTGTGGGTCCTGCCCTTGGCCAGCATGGAGTCAACATCATGGCGTTTTGCAAGGAGTACAACGCTCGCACGCAGGACAAGGCCGGATTAGTGATTCCGGTAGAGATCTCGGTTTTTGAAGACCGTAGTTTCACATTCATTACCAAAACTCCCCCAGCATCAGTGCTGATCACGAAGGCTGCCGGGATCGAAAAAGGTTCTGGTGAGTCCGCCCATGGCAAGGTCGGCTCCTTAAGCCGTTCTCAGCTTGAAGAGATCGCCAAGACCAAGCTGCCTGATCTCAATTGCACCAGTATTGAATCAGCCATGCGCATCATTGAAGGTACTGCTCGCAACATGGGCGTTTCCATCAGCGACTGA
- the rplA gene encoding 50S ribosomal protein L1, which produces MPKLSKRITGLLAKVEDRVYQPLEAIQLVKENATAKFDETIEAHVRLGIDPKYTDQQLRTTVALPQGTGQSVRIAVISRGEKLAEAKTAGAELAGDDDLVESIGKGQMDFDLLIATPDMMPKVAKLGRVLGPRGLMPNPKAGTVTTDLAAAIKEFKAGKLEFRADRAGIVHVRFGKASFSADALLENLKTLQETIDRNKPSGAKGRYWKSLYITSTMGPSVEVDVTALQDLEEDA; this is translated from the coding sequence ATGCCAAAACTGTCTAAACGTATTACTGGCCTTCTCGCCAAAGTTGAAGACCGTGTGTATCAGCCTCTTGAGGCCATTCAGCTCGTCAAAGAGAACGCCACAGCAAAGTTCGACGAAACCATCGAAGCCCACGTGCGCCTTGGGATTGATCCCAAATACACCGATCAACAGTTGCGAACCACTGTTGCTCTGCCTCAAGGTACGGGTCAGAGCGTGCGCATCGCTGTAATCAGCAGGGGTGAGAAATTAGCTGAGGCAAAGACAGCTGGGGCTGAGTTGGCTGGGGATGATGATTTGGTGGAAAGCATCGGCAAAGGCCAGATGGATTTCGATCTTTTGATCGCTACCCCTGACATGATGCCCAAGGTGGCCAAGCTGGGCAGAGTCCTAGGTCCCCGTGGCCTGATGCCAAACCCTAAGGCTGGAACAGTAACCACGGATTTAGCGGCTGCGATCAAGGAGTTCAAGGCCGGCAAGCTGGAATTCAGGGCTGATCGTGCTGGCATCGTGCATGTGCGTTTCGGCAAGGCAAGTTTTTCCGCAGACGCCCTGCTCGAGAATCTGAAGACCTTGCAGGAGACCATCGATCGCAATAAGCCAAGTGGTGCCAAGGGTCGCTATTGGAAGAGTCTGTACATCACCTCCACCATGGGTCCTTCAGTGGAAGTGGACGTAACTGCTCTTCAGGACCTCGAAGAAGACGCTTGA
- the rplJ gene encoding 50S ribosomal protein L10 produces MGRTLESKQQIVEELKGLLGEAEMALVLDYQGLSIKEMSDLRTRLQASNGVCKVTKNTLMRHAINGNGAWSNLESLLTGTNAFVLIKGDVGGAVKAVQAFQKDTKKSETKGGLFEGKLLSQGEIKAIGDLPTKEVLMAQIAGSLNALATKVAVGINEVPSGLARALHQHAESGES; encoded by the coding sequence ATGGGCCGCACTCTGGAGAGCAAGCAACAGATTGTCGAAGAGCTCAAGGGGCTTCTCGGCGAGGCCGAAATGGCACTGGTCCTGGATTATCAGGGTCTCTCCATTAAGGAAATGTCTGATCTGCGCACGCGTTTGCAGGCCAGCAACGGGGTGTGCAAGGTGACCAAAAACACCTTGATGCGCCACGCCATTAATGGGAATGGTGCCTGGTCAAATCTCGAATCCTTACTGACTGGTACCAACGCCTTCGTTCTGATCAAGGGCGATGTTGGCGGTGCTGTTAAGGCCGTACAGGCTTTTCAGAAGGACACTAAAAAATCCGAGACGAAGGGTGGTCTTTTCGAAGGCAAGCTCCTCTCACAGGGTGAGATCAAGGCTATTGGTGATCTTCCGACCAAGGAGGTTCTGATGGCGCAGATCGCAGGTTCCCTCAATGCCTTGGCTACCAAGGTTGCTGTGGGTATCAACGAGGTTCCTTCCGGCCTTGCCCGGGCACTTCATCAGCACGCCGAGAGTGGCGAGAGCTGA
- the rplL gene encoding 50S ribosomal protein L7/L12, which produces MSKKTDDILDSLKTLSLLEASELVKQIEDAFGVSAAASAGVVVAAGGAAGGGAAAEAAEEQTEFDVVLESFDASAKIKVLKAVREATGLGLGDAKAMVEAAPKTIKEGIAKNDAEALKKAIEEVGGKVSLK; this is translated from the coding sequence ATGTCTAAAAAAACCGACGACATTCTTGACTCGCTAAAAACCCTTTCTTTGCTTGAGGCGTCTGAGCTGGTTAAGCAGATTGAGGATGCTTTTGGCGTCTCTGCCGCTGCTTCTGCAGGCGTTGTGGTGGCTGCTGGTGGTGCTGCTGGTGGTGGTGCTGCTGCTGAAGCTGCCGAAGAGCAAACCGAATTTGATGTTGTGCTTGAGAGTTTCGACGCTTCAGCCAAGATCAAGGTCCTTAAGGCCGTTCGTGAAGCCACCGGCCTCGGCCTGGGCGACGCTAAAGCCATGGTCGAAGCAGCTCCTAAGACCATCAAGGAAGGCATTGCTAAGAATGATGCTGAGGCTCTCAAGAAGGCCATCGAAGAGGTTGGCGGTAAGGTCAGCCTCAAGTGA
- a CDS encoding DUF3747 domain-containing protein: MSRTYPELLMALRKPGNRLLVLGLGFFTLLTTLPAISKTIFNSQPLNQERLVVLAQAVGGNRWKLLVLEQIKPLPLCWETRPDGLVNPTLNNFNFAGICNRYLDSNGYSLRSSGEDVAHSFRLRIKQSRDRLELKALDPARSVPITVASAILPQRNRDAFVKLNLEPGWKLERRIYQGRKLSHVYFAHPDPVNLLIAKASAHQGPSAFKQLGAPKAPLPPPISIAKNSVIHGKGPIRLLVIPYRP, translated from the coding sequence ATGTCGCGAACCTACCCCGAGCTGCTCATGGCATTGAGAAAGCCAGGCAACAGGCTGTTGGTTTTAGGTCTTGGTTTCTTCACTTTGCTGACGACCTTGCCAGCAATCTCCAAAACGATTTTCAACAGTCAGCCTCTCAACCAAGAACGTTTGGTCGTATTGGCTCAGGCAGTGGGAGGAAATCGCTGGAAACTGCTCGTACTCGAACAAATCAAGCCTCTGCCACTGTGCTGGGAAACCCGTCCAGACGGATTGGTTAACCCAACCCTTAATAACTTCAACTTTGCAGGAATCTGCAATCGTTACTTAGACAGCAACGGCTATTCCTTGCGAAGTAGCGGCGAAGACGTGGCTCACAGCTTTCGGCTGCGCATCAAACAAAGCCGAGATCGTCTGGAACTAAAAGCCCTCGATCCTGCGCGGTCGGTTCCAATTACCGTTGCCAGCGCAATACTTCCTCAACGCAATCGTGATGCGTTTGTGAAATTAAACTTGGAACCCGGCTGGAAGCTGGAGCGTCGCATATACCAAGGACGCAAACTCAGCCACGTCTACTTTGCTCATCCAGATCCTGTGAACCTGTTAATTGCCAAAGCATCAGCTCATCAAGGACCTTCCGCCTTCAAGCAACTAGGCGCTCCCAAGGCACCACTCCCTCCCCCAATTTCAATAGCCAAAAACAGCGTCATCCATGGTAAAGGCCCGATTCGACTCCTTGTGATTCCTTATCGTCCCTGA